A window of Vescimonas fastidiosa contains these coding sequences:
- a CDS encoding Mrp/NBP35 family ATP-binding protein gives MSECTHDCSTCSESCGERKEANVFEKKPLHEGCRVGKVYGVVSGKGGVGKSMVTSQLAVTMQREGYRTAVLDADITGPSIPKAFGVHGRAVGTENAIVPVQTRTGIQLMSVNLLLEHETDPVIWRGPVIGGVVQQFWSDVLWQDVDYMFVDMPPGTGDVALNVFQSLPVDGVIIVTSPQELVSMVVEKAVKMAQMMDIPVLGLVENMSYLPCPDCGKKIYLFGEGKTDEAAQRYNLPVLAKMPLDPTLAELVDAGEIENFQGHWLDGVVEKIIG, from the coding sequence ATGAGCGAATGTACCCATGATTGCAGTACCTGCAGCGAGAGCTGCGGGGAGCGCAAGGAAGCCAATGTATTTGAGAAAAAACCCCTCCACGAGGGCTGCCGGGTGGGCAAGGTCTACGGCGTTGTGTCCGGCAAGGGCGGCGTAGGCAAGTCCATGGTCACCAGCCAGCTGGCCGTGACCATGCAGCGCGAGGGCTATCGCACCGCCGTGCTGGACGCCGACATCACCGGCCCCTCCATCCCCAAGGCCTTCGGTGTCCATGGCCGGGCCGTGGGCACGGAGAACGCCATTGTCCCTGTGCAGACCCGCACGGGCATCCAGCTTATGAGCGTGAACCTGCTGCTGGAGCACGAGACGGACCCGGTCATCTGGCGCGGGCCGGTCATCGGCGGCGTGGTGCAGCAGTTCTGGAGCGATGTGCTGTGGCAGGATGTGGACTATATGTTCGTGGATATGCCTCCCGGCACCGGCGATGTGGCGCTGAATGTGTTCCAGTCCCTGCCGGTGGACGGGGTCATCATCGTCACCAGCCCCCAGGAGCTGGTGAGCATGGTGGTGGAAAAGGCCGTGAAAATGGCGCAGATGATGGACATTCCCGTTCTGGGCCTGGTGGAGAACATGAGCTATCTCCCCTGCCCCGACTGCGGCAAGAAGATTTATCTCTTCGGCGAAGGCAAGACCGACGAGGCCGCCCAGCGGTATAACCTCCCAGTCCTGGCCAAAATGCCCCTGGACCCCACCCTGGCAGAGCTGGTAGACGCCGGGGAAATCGAGAATTTCCAGGGCCACTGGCTGGACGGCGTGGTGGAGAAGATTATCGGGTGA
- a CDS encoding putative ABC transporter permease: MFPLNTFNNLCVFFLLIMIYSAAGWVGEMVYCSVGKGHICEKRGFLNGFICPIYGHGALLVLYVLHGGLKNPILTFLGGMVLTTALEYFTSWFMEKLFHMRWWDYSKKKIQINGRVCLLNSVLFGLACVLLCHVVNPPVMAWLFRIGEKYTVPAASFLFGIYLMDNILSVRSAIQLSNRTEKLHQLQQEVRQHLAAAAESFGDRMAQGRERYLQSVDSMTRDFMEGSRTQQLMDNYDAYLAERQRQVQMLRSGQDMFERRLLRSHPNLRSRHDEQLDQLRRRLDRIKAEAKARAGKK; encoded by the coding sequence ATGTTTCCCCTGAATACTTTCAACAATCTCTGCGTATTCTTTCTGCTGATCATGATTTACAGCGCCGCCGGATGGGTGGGCGAGATGGTCTACTGCTCCGTGGGCAAGGGCCACATTTGCGAAAAGCGCGGCTTTTTGAACGGATTTATTTGCCCCATCTATGGACACGGCGCCCTTTTGGTGTTATATGTATTACATGGTGGCCTGAAAAACCCCATTCTCACCTTCCTGGGCGGCATGGTCCTCACCACCGCCCTGGAGTATTTCACCAGCTGGTTCATGGAAAAGCTCTTTCATATGCGCTGGTGGGATTACAGCAAGAAAAAAATTCAGATCAACGGCCGAGTCTGCCTGCTCAACAGTGTCCTGTTCGGCTTGGCCTGCGTGCTGCTGTGCCATGTGGTGAATCCGCCGGTGATGGCCTGGCTGTTCCGCATCGGAGAAAAATACACCGTCCCGGCGGCCTCCTTCCTCTTTGGCATCTATCTGATGGATAACATCCTCTCCGTCCGCAGCGCCATTCAGCTGTCCAATCGTACCGAGAAGCTCCACCAGCTGCAGCAGGAGGTGCGCCAGCATCTGGCCGCCGCTGCCGAGAGCTTCGGGGACAGGATGGCCCAGGGCCGGGAGCGCTATCTACAGTCCGTGGACAGCATGACCCGGGACTTTATGGAGGGCTCCCGCACCCAACAGCTTATGGATAATTATGACGCCTACCTGGCCGAGCGCCAGCGCCAGGTGCAGATGCTCCGCAGCGGCCAGGATATGTTTGAGCGCCGTCTGCTCCGCAGCCACCCCAATCTCCGCTCCCGCCACGACGAGCAGCTGGATCAGCTCCGCCGCCGGCTGGACCGCATCAAGGCCGAGGCCAAGGCCCGGGCCGGGAAAAAGTAA
- a CDS encoding ATP-binding protein produces MQLLHANATYGKLDQARLDLQPGLNVICAPNEGGKSTWCRFLLAMFYGLNTRQRGDLADKNRFQPWSGSLMQGKLELSVGDKELTLSRRTQRPDAPLGVFSCTYSGTDTSVPGLDAARCGETLLGVPQSVYQRCAFIPSGSLAIDADADLERRISALISTGDEKISFSQVESRLKKQLRQRKYNRSGSIPLLEAEIAGLRAAQQEAQTLTGQLENLQQQLSQAREDQARRRQARLQAAQEALREKESCLRALPDSSDLQRINQQLGAVRSLGDQVQQAQEAVSRQESAIEDQLQELNRNPLHPMTKAQLEAQLQIQPPAPPQVAQLLISLALGLCGGGFLWYEIDRPQVLWLCLACAVTALAAGNFLRLLIRRIRLQQSRRRELSRQEELRKLAESYLPALEELEAQRALLRQKQQILSDGDRRLRTQLSDLLSQVSRWDDSVQSAGDIRRFVRETAQNRDRLAQELHQAQTQLLQAQMSDADDTVTHLQQQIAQVQGRLDAGRDAQTLGDQISRLEEELVRQQAEYDALRLSLDALQAANTTLQNRFSPELGRRAAEIFADMTGSTWSHILLDREFHLSAESGSDPTRRSVQLLSAGTADQLYLAVRLAICEMILPPEQNPPLILDDALLTFDDARLATTLDYLTRLGAQRQILLFTCQGREAALLEGRPSVHITNLT; encoded by the coding sequence TTGCAGCTCTTGCACGCCAACGCCACATACGGAAAGCTGGACCAAGCCCGGCTGGACCTGCAGCCGGGGCTGAATGTGATCTGCGCCCCTAACGAGGGCGGCAAGTCCACCTGGTGCCGATTCCTGCTGGCTATGTTCTATGGACTCAACACCCGCCAGCGGGGCGATTTGGCCGATAAGAACCGTTTTCAGCCCTGGAGCGGCAGCCTTATGCAGGGCAAGCTGGAGCTGTCGGTGGGGGACAAGGAGCTGACTCTCAGCCGCCGGACCCAGCGCCCCGACGCTCCTCTGGGCGTTTTTTCCTGCACCTATTCCGGCACCGACACCTCTGTCCCCGGCTTGGATGCCGCCCGCTGCGGCGAGACGCTTCTGGGGGTGCCCCAGTCCGTCTACCAGCGCTGCGCCTTCATCCCCTCCGGCAGCCTGGCCATTGACGCCGACGCCGACCTGGAGCGGCGCATCAGCGCGCTCATTTCCACCGGTGACGAAAAGATCTCCTTTTCCCAGGTGGAGAGCCGCCTGAAAAAACAGCTCCGCCAGCGAAAATATAACCGCTCCGGCTCCATCCCTCTGCTGGAGGCCGAGATTGCCGGTCTCCGAGCCGCCCAGCAGGAGGCACAAACCCTGACCGGGCAGCTGGAAAACCTGCAACAGCAGCTATCCCAAGCCCGGGAGGACCAGGCCCGCCGCCGTCAGGCCCGTCTCCAGGCCGCCCAGGAGGCTCTGCGTGAAAAAGAGAGCTGCCTGCGGGCCCTCCCCGACAGCAGCGACCTTCAGCGCATCAACCAGCAGCTGGGCGCCGTCCGCTCCCTGGGCGATCAGGTGCAGCAGGCCCAGGAGGCCGTATCCCGCCAGGAGAGCGCCATTGAGGATCAGCTCCAAGAGCTGAATCGCAACCCCCTGCATCCCATGACCAAGGCCCAGCTGGAGGCGCAGCTTCAGATTCAGCCCCCGGCCCCGCCCCAGGTGGCCCAGCTTCTCATTTCCCTGGCTTTGGGCCTGTGCGGCGGCGGCTTCCTTTGGTATGAAATTGACCGCCCTCAGGTTCTGTGGCTGTGTCTGGCCTGCGCGGTCACGGCCCTGGCCGCCGGGAACTTTCTGCGCCTGCTGATCCGCCGCATCCGCTTGCAGCAAAGCCGCCGCCGGGAGCTTTCCCGGCAGGAGGAGCTGCGAAAGCTGGCGGAAAGCTATCTGCCTGCCCTGGAGGAGCTGGAGGCCCAGCGCGCCCTTCTGCGCCAAAAGCAGCAGATCCTGTCCGACGGGGATCGCCGTCTTCGCACCCAGCTATCCGACCTCCTTTCTCAGGTGAGCCGCTGGGATGACAGCGTGCAGTCCGCCGGGGATATCCGCCGCTTCGTCCGGGAAACAGCCCAAAATCGCGACCGCCTGGCCCAGGAGCTGCACCAGGCCCAGACCCAGCTTCTGCAGGCGCAGATGTCCGATGCCGACGACACCGTCACCCATCTGCAGCAGCAGATCGCCCAGGTTCAGGGCCGTCTCGACGCCGGGCGGGATGCCCAGACGCTGGGAGACCAAATCTCCCGCCTGGAGGAGGAGCTCGTCCGGCAGCAGGCGGAATACGACGCCCTCCGGCTCTCCCTGGATGCGCTTCAGGCCGCCAACACCACCCTGCAAAACCGCTTCTCCCCGGAGCTGGGGCGCCGGGCCGCGGAAATTTTCGCGGACATGACCGGCAGCACCTGGAGCCACATTCTCCTGGACCGGGAGTTCCATCTCTCCGCCGAGTCCGGCAGCGACCCCACCCGCCGCAGTGTTCAGCTTCTCAGCGCAGGCACCGCCGACCAGCTCTATCTGGCCGTCCGCCTGGCTATCTGCGAAATGATCCTGCCTCCGGAGCAAAATCCGCCCCTGATTCTGGATGATGCCCTCCTGACCTTTGATGACGCCCGGCTGGCCACCACCCTGGACTATCTGACCCGGCTGGGCGCACAGCGGCAGATCCTCCTTTTCACCTGTCAGGGCCGGGAGGCCGCTCTGCTGGAGGGCCGCCCGAGCGTACACATCACAAATCTGACATAA